A part of Drosophila bipectinata strain 14024-0381.07 chromosome 3L, DbipHiC1v2, whole genome shotgun sequence genomic DNA contains:
- the LOC108131508 gene encoding serine protease 3-like has translation MMALYFRSRTRGWFCVGSIIDPRWVITAAHCTNGSRTVQLERLLPRLRLTLTQRNIFQHPGFNARLNHDVALIRVPQLRLSPLLNRVKLPAKSSRANLFVGATTWGFEWPRDKGTRGTELVVMKNEDCIRAGYSRKVVIDSTLCVDVPPGKSVCAVDDGGALLHNPSRTLIGVVSFASAGGCLAGEPEGFSRVTSYMTWISQVTGIEWA, from the coding sequence CGATCATCGATCCCCGGTGGGTAATCACCGCAGCCCACTGCACCAACGGCAGTCGGACAGTCCAGCTGGAAAGGCTGCTGCCACGATTGCGGCTTACCCTGACTCAGCGGAACATCTTCCAGCATCCCGGCTTCAATGCGAGGCTAAACCACGACGTGGCCCTCATCCGGGTGCCGCAGCTGCGCCTCTCTCCTTTGCTCAACCGGGTGAAACTCCCGGCCAAGAGTTCCAGGGCAAACCTGTTTGTGGGTGCCACAACCTGGGGCTTCGAGTGGCCGAGGGACAAGGGCACCAGGGGCACGGAGCTGGTGGTCATGAAGAACGAGGACTGCATCCGCGCTGGCTATAGTAGGAAGGTCGTGATCGACAGCACCCTGTGTGTTGATGTTCCGCCGGGGAAATCTGTGTGCGCCGTGGACGATGGAGGCGCCCTGCTCCACAACCCCAGTAGAACCCTAATCGGAGTGGTCTCCTTTGCCAGTGCCGGCGGATGTCTGGCGGGTGAGCCCGAAGGATTCTCACGCGTCACCAGCTACATGACCTGGATAAGCCAAGTAACGGGAATAGAGTGGGCCTAA